Proteins encoded within one genomic window of Pygocentrus nattereri isolate fPygNat1 chromosome 7, fPygNat1.pri, whole genome shotgun sequence:
- the pigb gene encoding GPI mannosyltransferase 3 isoform X2, translating to MERVRARAPLGVSGSAEPVKLRTRKSKLYSKKPAGWRERGVFGVSVTVFSVIFRLVNCFLVQTSFVPDEYWQSLEVSHRMVFKYGYETWEWKEGIRGYSYPLLFALLYKILDLLHYDTVQLLILLPRVLQALLAAFADAKLYDLVRRWESPDVAKWTYFCQLCSWFTWYCCTRTLSNSMETTLTVLALCYYPLHGTKTQNSWKYLSLVSLAVVVRPTALIVWLPLLLHHLWREENKLKLITQQGLPVAALTLLCSTLIDCASYGKWIFVQWNFLKFNVVHNVAEFYGTHPWHWYFTQGFVVVVGPHLPFFLHGCALASKRHRVLLMSIVWTLLVYSFLAHKEFRFIYPVLPFCVIFCGLSLVKLRTWRKPAAGALVALNLIPALYTGLVHQRGVLDVMGHLQHLCDTTDPQSSPSPEVLFLMPCHSTPLYSHLHCPIKLRFLECPPNLTGREDYVEEAAVFYADPLQWLRMAFPYKSTLPSHVVLFDPLEKDISAFLDGNRYVKQAEIFHTHVPEGRVGKKILIYGQ from the exons ATGGAGAGGGTCCGGGCTCGTGCTCCGCTCGGGGTGTCCGGCTCAGCCGAGCCTGTAAAGCTGCGGACCCGGAAGTCGAAGCTGTACAGTAAAAAGCCCGCGGGGTGGCGGGAGCGCG GTGTCTTTGGGGTCAGCGTAACGGTTTTCTCTGTGATATTTCGCCTCGTTAACTGCTTCCTGGTCCAGACCAGCTTTGTCCCAGATGAATACTGGCAGTCCCTGGAAGTCTCCCATCGAATGGTCTTCAA GTATGGCTATGAAACCTGGGAGTGGAAGGAGGGTATCCGAGGTTACTCCTACCCGCTCCTCTTTGCTCTACTGTACAAGATTCTGGACCTGCTGCATTATGATACGGTTCAGCTATTG ATCCTGCTGCCTCGAGTTCTGCAAGCGCTTCTTGCAGCGTTTGCTGACGCCAAGCTCTATGACCTCGTTCGGAGGTGGGAGAGTCCAGATGTAGCCAAATGGACG TATTTCTGTCAGCTGTGCTCGTGGTTCACCTGGTACTGCTGCACCCGCACCCTTAGCAACAGCATGGAGACCACGCTCACTGTTCTGGCTCTCTGCTACTACCCTCTGCACGGCACCAAGACACAAAACAG CTGGAAGTACTTGTCGCTGGTGTCTCTGGCTGTCGTGGTTCGTCCAACAGCTTTGATCGTGTGGCTGCCTCTGTTACTCCATCACCTGTGGCGTGAGGAGAACAAACTGAAGCTCATCACTCAGCAGGGCCTTCCTGTTGC GGCTCTCACTCTGCTGTGTTCGACACTGATAGACTGCGCATCCTATGGCAAG TGGATCTTCGTCCAGTGGAACTTTCTGAAGTTCAACGTCGTGCACAACGTGGCCGAGTTTTACGGGACGCACCCCTGGCACTGGTACTTCACTCAGGGGTTTGTGGTCGTTGTCGGCCCTCACCTCCCGTTCTTCCTGCACGGATGCGCGTTGGCCTCCAAGAGACACAGAGTGCTGCTCATGAGCATCGTGTGGACGCTCCTGGTTTACAG CTTCTTAGCCCATAAGGAGTTCCGCTTCATCTACCCTGTGCTGCCTTTTTGTGTGATATTTTGTG gtCTGTCTTTGGTGAAGCTGCGCACCTGGAGGAAGCCGGCTGCAGGTGCGTTAGTGGCACTGAACCTGATTCCAGCTTTATACACTGGGTTAGTCCACCAGCGAGGAGTCCTGGACGTTATGGGTCACCTGCAGCACCTGTGTGACACCACTGACCCGCAGAGCTCACCTTCACCAGAGGTGCTGTTCCTCATGCCCTGCCATTCCACCCCACTGTACAG CCACCTACACTGTCCAATCAAACTGCGCTTCCTGGAATGTCCACCAAATCTCACAGGAAGGGAGGACTACGTAGAGGAAGCAGCTGTGTTCTACGCAGACCCTCTCCAGTGGCTCAGGATGGCCTTCCCATACAagtccactctgccctcacaCGTGGTCTTATTCGATCCACTTGAGAAG
- the pigb gene encoding GPI mannosyltransferase 3 isoform X1 produces MERVRARAPLGVSGSAEPVKLRTRKSKLYSKKPAGWRERGVFGVSVTVFSVIFRLVNCFLVQTSFVPDEYWQSLEVSHRMVFKYGYETWEWKEGIRGYSYPLLFALLYKILDLLHYDTVQLLILLPRVLQALLAAFADAKLYDLVRRWESPDVAKWTYFCQLCSWFTWYCCTRTLSNSMETTLTVLALCYYPLHGTKTQNSSWKYLSLVSLAVVVRPTALIVWLPLLLHHLWREENKLKLITQQGLPVAALTLLCSTLIDCASYGKWIFVQWNFLKFNVVHNVAEFYGTHPWHWYFTQGFVVVVGPHLPFFLHGCALASKRHRVLLMSIVWTLLVYSFLAHKEFRFIYPVLPFCVIFCGLSLVKLRTWRKPAAGALVALNLIPALYTGLVHQRGVLDVMGHLQHLCDTTDPQSSPSPEVLFLMPCHSTPLYSHLHCPIKLRFLECPPNLTGREDYVEEAAVFYADPLQWLRMAFPYKSTLPSHVVLFDPLEKDISAFLDGNRYVKQAEIFHTHVPEGRVGKKILIYGQ; encoded by the exons ATGGAGAGGGTCCGGGCTCGTGCTCCGCTCGGGGTGTCCGGCTCAGCCGAGCCTGTAAAGCTGCGGACCCGGAAGTCGAAGCTGTACAGTAAAAAGCCCGCGGGGTGGCGGGAGCGCG GTGTCTTTGGGGTCAGCGTAACGGTTTTCTCTGTGATATTTCGCCTCGTTAACTGCTTCCTGGTCCAGACCAGCTTTGTCCCAGATGAATACTGGCAGTCCCTGGAAGTCTCCCATCGAATGGTCTTCAA GTATGGCTATGAAACCTGGGAGTGGAAGGAGGGTATCCGAGGTTACTCCTACCCGCTCCTCTTTGCTCTACTGTACAAGATTCTGGACCTGCTGCATTATGATACGGTTCAGCTATTG ATCCTGCTGCCTCGAGTTCTGCAAGCGCTTCTTGCAGCGTTTGCTGACGCCAAGCTCTATGACCTCGTTCGGAGGTGGGAGAGTCCAGATGTAGCCAAATGGACG TATTTCTGTCAGCTGTGCTCGTGGTTCACCTGGTACTGCTGCACCCGCACCCTTAGCAACAGCATGGAGACCACGCTCACTGTTCTGGCTCTCTGCTACTACCCTCTGCACGGCACCAAGACACAAAACAG TAGCTGGAAGTACTTGTCGCTGGTGTCTCTGGCTGTCGTGGTTCGTCCAACAGCTTTGATCGTGTGGCTGCCTCTGTTACTCCATCACCTGTGGCGTGAGGAGAACAAACTGAAGCTCATCACTCAGCAGGGCCTTCCTGTTGC GGCTCTCACTCTGCTGTGTTCGACACTGATAGACTGCGCATCCTATGGCAAG TGGATCTTCGTCCAGTGGAACTTTCTGAAGTTCAACGTCGTGCACAACGTGGCCGAGTTTTACGGGACGCACCCCTGGCACTGGTACTTCACTCAGGGGTTTGTGGTCGTTGTCGGCCCTCACCTCCCGTTCTTCCTGCACGGATGCGCGTTGGCCTCCAAGAGACACAGAGTGCTGCTCATGAGCATCGTGTGGACGCTCCTGGTTTACAG CTTCTTAGCCCATAAGGAGTTCCGCTTCATCTACCCTGTGCTGCCTTTTTGTGTGATATTTTGTG gtCTGTCTTTGGTGAAGCTGCGCACCTGGAGGAAGCCGGCTGCAGGTGCGTTAGTGGCACTGAACCTGATTCCAGCTTTATACACTGGGTTAGTCCACCAGCGAGGAGTCCTGGACGTTATGGGTCACCTGCAGCACCTGTGTGACACCACTGACCCGCAGAGCTCACCTTCACCAGAGGTGCTGTTCCTCATGCCCTGCCATTCCACCCCACTGTACAG CCACCTACACTGTCCAATCAAACTGCGCTTCCTGGAATGTCCACCAAATCTCACAGGAAGGGAGGACTACGTAGAGGAAGCAGCTGTGTTCTACGCAGACCCTCTCCAGTGGCTCAGGATGGCCTTCCCATACAagtccactctgccctcacaCGTGGTCTTATTCGATCCACTTGAGAAG